The Fibrobacter sp. UWR2 genome contains a region encoding:
- a CDS encoding IMP cyclohydrolase, translated as MGLCCSRDTSKKTIFIKEKHKGNVMSEELILKFVDPVPMRYGENSHQSAVFYRDPTCTEASLATAKQLWGKELSYNNIVDADAALEMAREFSDGNAVVIVKHMNPCGLATGESLREAMEAAWAGDPVSAFGSVIAVTRKVDLNTAEFLKGKFVEILLAPAFDEDALEFLKNKSKDIRLLEVGEIKKATHCKVYKHVIGGMLVQDRDVDTYEKFECVTKAQFPKNKEDLARFTWLVTKHTKSNAIVMGYEYKPGYFQVMGLGPGQPNRIDSNLRLCQPRVRDNVARMEEAKAFFDESGKLINEAGLKALEKKVFGEVVMGSDAFFPFPDNVEAAHDAGVRYIVQPGGSKKDDLSIEKCDEFGIAMVFTGMRHFRH; from the coding sequence CTGGGGCTTTGTTGCTCACGGGATACATCAAAAAAAACTATATTTATTAAAGAAAAACACAAAGGAAATGTTATGTCCGAAGAATTGATTCTCAAATTCGTTGACCCCGTGCCGATGCGCTACGGTGAAAACTCCCACCAGTCCGCTGTCTTCTACCGCGACCCGACCTGCACCGAAGCAAGCCTCGCCACCGCCAAGCAGCTCTGGGGCAAGGAACTTTCTTACAACAACATCGTCGACGCTGACGCCGCCCTCGAAATGGCCCGCGAGTTCAGCGACGGCAACGCAGTCGTGATCGTGAAGCACATGAACCCGTGCGGACTTGCAACCGGAGAAAGCCTCCGCGAAGCCATGGAAGCCGCCTGGGCAGGTGACCCGGTGTCGGCATTCGGTTCCGTGATTGCCGTGACCCGCAAGGTCGACCTCAACACTGCCGAGTTCCTCAAGGGCAAGTTCGTGGAAATCCTCCTCGCTCCGGCTTTCGACGAGGACGCCCTCGAGTTCCTCAAGAACAAGTCCAAGGACATCCGTCTGCTCGAAGTCGGCGAAATCAAGAAGGCGACCCACTGCAAGGTGTACAAGCACGTCATCGGCGGCATGCTCGTTCAGGACCGCGACGTGGACACCTACGAAAAGTTTGAATGCGTGACGAAGGCCCAGTTCCCGAAGAACAAGGAAGACCTCGCCCGCTTTACCTGGCTCGTGACCAAGCACACCAAGAGTAACGCCATCGTGATGGGCTACGAATACAAGCCCGGTTACTTCCAGGTGATGGGCCTCGGCCCCGGTCAGCCCAACCGTATTGACTCTAACCTCCGCCTGTGCCAGCCGCGCGTGCGCGACAACGTCGCCCGCATGGAAGAAGCCAAGGCGTTCTTCGATGAAAGCGGCAAGCTCATCAATGAAGCCGGCCTCAAGGCTCTCGAAAAGAAGGTCTTCGGCGAAGTCGTGATGGGTTCCGACGCCTTCTTCCCGTTCCCGGACAACGTAGAAGCCGCCCACGATGCTGGCGTGCGCTACATCGTGCAGCCGGGTGGTTCCAAGAAGGACGACCTCTCCATCGAAAAGTGTGACGAGTTCGGCATCGCCATGGTGTTCACCGGCATGAGGCACTTCCGCCACTAA
- the ribD gene encoding bifunctional diaminohydroxyphosphoribosylaminopyrimidine deaminase/5-amino-6-(5-phosphoribosylamino)uracil reductase RibD: MITNYMRLALEQAFFSIGVSRPNPAVGAVVVKDGIVVGRGRTQSPGNAHAEVMALRDAGELARGAAIFVTLEPCCHYGRTPPCTKAIIDAGIAKVFFAHADPNPLVRGKSRKVLEDACIEVHEGVDACIAACVEEIPEGCGDSARNGCRVFGYGTKSAQFNASHNKALSEMEIEGSSVFAEIEHYFEAYDYFVTNKKTFVEVKSAVSECGFIACRDAQGFKHPLRITGQGANCWNHELRAMSDAILVGTGTLLVDNPSLSVRYAAGNSPVKVVWAGHHVFSTDETCNLKVFAEQSADGTRPTLVYSLVDQPTLISMAECMRLHAESFAGAWSEMLQDLYRRGMHRLMVEPGARLASLLFENEGAPLWNRLDLWRSTDPSVDSSIEGVAMPQLPDACVARESAMIGPDVLTVFYPSA; the protein is encoded by the coding sequence ATGATTACAAACTACATGCGGCTTGCGCTAGAGCAGGCGTTTTTCTCCATCGGGGTTAGTCGGCCTAACCCTGCCGTAGGTGCCGTTGTCGTGAAAGACGGCATCGTGGTGGGGAGGGGGCGGACGCAGAGCCCCGGGAACGCGCATGCCGAAGTGATGGCTCTGCGTGACGCGGGCGAACTTGCCCGCGGCGCGGCCATATTCGTGACTCTTGAGCCCTGCTGCCACTATGGCCGCACGCCCCCCTGCACCAAGGCGATTATCGACGCTGGTATAGCGAAAGTCTTTTTCGCGCATGCAGACCCGAACCCTCTGGTACGCGGCAAGAGCCGGAAAGTTCTCGAAGATGCCTGTATCGAGGTCCACGAAGGCGTGGACGCCTGTATCGCTGCCTGTGTTGAAGAAATCCCGGAAGGTTGCGGTGATAGCGCGAGGAACGGTTGCCGCGTTTTCGGCTACGGGACAAAGTCCGCGCAGTTTAATGCGTCGCACAATAAAGCGCTTTCTGAAATGGAAATCGAAGGCAGCTCTGTCTTTGCTGAAATTGAACATTACTTCGAAGCGTACGATTACTTTGTCACCAACAAGAAAACTTTTGTCGAAGTAAAGTCCGCAGTTTCGGAATGCGGGTTTATCGCATGCCGCGATGCACAGGGCTTCAAGCATCCGCTTAGGATTACGGGCCAGGGAGCCAATTGCTGGAACCATGAACTGCGCGCCATGAGCGACGCCATCCTCGTGGGGACGGGAACGCTCCTTGTGGATAACCCTTCCCTGAGTGTCCGGTATGCGGCGGGAAATAGCCCCGTAAAGGTTGTGTGGGCCGGTCATCATGTATTTTCTACGGATGAAACCTGTAATCTGAAGGTGTTTGCTGAACAAAGTGCCGATGGCACCAGGCCGACGCTTGTCTATTCGCTTGTGGATCAGCCTACGTTGATTTCTATGGCCGAGTGCATGCGCCTGCATGCGGAATCGTTTGCCGGTGCATGGAGTGAAATGCTGCAGGACCTGTATCGCCGCGGGATGCACCGCCTTATGGTGGAACCTGGAGCCAGGCTTGCCTCGCTCCTGTTCGAAAACGAGGGGGCGCCGCTGTGGAACCGCCTCGACCTTTGGCGTTCCACCGATCCCTCTGTCGATTCTTCTATCGAAGGTGTCGCGATGCCGCAACTGCCTGACGCATGTGTTGCGCGTGAATCCGCGATGATTGGCCCCGATGTGCTGACGGTCTTTTACCCATCCGCCTAA
- a CDS encoding CIA30 family protein, whose product MKKILATMMLVAATAAMAVVPGRVGPVSTYGALKANGSKLSGTCPQYSSSTVQVKGMSLFWSSAADSALVYYTSQAMGLMVKDMGIEVLRFALGVADEKFDSHGRSYTMGGANDQKAMVKKMVYAAVENDIYIILDWHIESAQGYTNEAKEFFEWAAKEFGKTHNVIFEVWNEPNGAQMSTVASHANQVIPIIRKYSDNLILVGSPEWSSHPEQCATAGIQDSKKNFACTLHFYAASHSASGDYPKRAKDAMDAGIPVFASEWGTVNASGDGDPNQGESQSWVNWMNQNGVSWANWSASAINEKSAAFTTLTLNQGLKYSTSGSMVKGFLAGSHSYKDCGLGNSLGSSSAESGFSQGVTNGEKTNIIDDLEDGDRYTYTGGFWSAWADSDEKGSDGTGSTKISNKKWTNDFDKEVYDVVVSAKGGNESKYMAALEGIYIDQGGYRWAPYVAMGLNFKKDTSEFAQLANCSTISYKYKGAAHNFRVEISPITNYNFHFAEAEASGEWKTVELTMDMFQQHTTWANPQIMDLSANLGKAKRLAWEVNGVVDRPASEIQPLYDYLYVDDVRCDGVSITAISGTATTSSSSVNSSSSTTSSSSVTNPTSSSSSVTVPPVSSTVVITDLLVIDDVEDGDEVLNTTGTWYAYTDKDPGGLSSITNVYDQALPGYVVVFPGSTDPTNGTQGFVGLQGIVWNQAEYGEAPFVALGLNMMADTSVGFDMSACKGISYRYKGSRHTFKIQDGQVQDYAYHQRKLLDSADWKTVVITWDELGQPSWGEQIELNKASIKKMAWEVIGYKNSDLQPDLNYLYVDDLKCVDQVIGIKSIAHAATGLNLAARGHDLSIMTSKSGLVKVQVFDMTGHTVKSLSETMQAGAHTVSLENLTAGSYIVRVQAGKATKSARITLK is encoded by the coding sequence ATGAAAAAGATTCTAGCAACAATGATGCTCGTTGCAGCAACGGCAGCCATGGCCGTAGTTCCGGGCAGGGTTGGTCCTGTAAGCACGTATGGTGCCCTCAAGGCCAACGGCAGCAAACTGTCTGGCACTTGTCCGCAGTACTCCAGTTCAACAGTCCAGGTGAAGGGCATGAGCCTTTTCTGGAGTTCCGCTGCAGATAGCGCACTTGTGTACTACACTTCCCAGGCCATGGGCCTTATGGTGAAGGACATGGGAATCGAAGTTCTCCGTTTCGCCTTGGGCGTTGCCGACGAGAAGTTCGATAGCCACGGACGTTCCTATACCATGGGTGGCGCAAATGACCAGAAGGCCATGGTCAAGAAGATGGTCTATGCAGCTGTCGAAAACGATATCTATATCATCCTTGACTGGCACATCGAAAGTGCCCAGGGTTACACAAACGAAGCCAAGGAGTTCTTCGAATGGGCCGCTAAGGAATTCGGCAAGACCCACAACGTAATTTTCGAAGTGTGGAACGAACCGAATGGCGCCCAAATGAGTACGGTCGCTTCTCATGCAAACCAGGTGATTCCCATCATCCGCAAGTATTCCGACAACCTGATTCTCGTAGGTAGCCCCGAATGGTCCAGCCATCCGGAACAGTGCGCCACTGCAGGCATTCAGGACTCCAAGAAGAATTTCGCCTGCACGCTCCATTTCTATGCCGCATCGCACTCAGCCAGCGGAGACTACCCGAAACGCGCCAAGGATGCCATGGATGCAGGCATTCCTGTATTCGCTTCTGAATGGGGCACGGTCAACGCCTCTGGCGATGGCGACCCGAACCAAGGCGAAAGCCAGTCCTGGGTGAACTGGATGAACCAGAATGGCGTTTCCTGGGCAAACTGGTCTGCTTCAGCCATCAACGAAAAGTCCGCAGCATTTACGACCCTCACCCTGAACCAGGGACTTAAGTATTCTACTTCCGGAAGCATGGTGAAGGGATTCCTCGCCGGCAGCCACAGCTATAAGGATTGCGGTCTTGGAAACAGCCTCGGCTCTTCTTCTGCCGAATCCGGATTCTCCCAGGGTGTCACAAACGGAGAAAAGACTAATATCATTGACGACCTTGAAGATGGCGACCGTTACACCTATACGGGCGGTTTCTGGTCGGCATGGGCAGATTCCGATGAAAAAGGTTCCGACGGCACAGGATCAACTAAGATTTCCAACAAGAAATGGACAAATGACTTTGACAAAGAAGTCTATGATGTGGTCGTCTCCGCCAAGGGAGGTAATGAATCCAAGTACATGGCTGCCCTGGAAGGGATTTACATTGACCAGGGTGGATACCGCTGGGCTCCGTATGTCGCCATGGGCCTGAACTTCAAGAAGGATACTTCAGAATTCGCTCAACTTGCGAACTGCTCCACAATTTCTTATAAGTACAAAGGCGCAGCCCATAACTTCCGTGTCGAGATCTCTCCGATTACCAACTACAACTTCCACTTTGCCGAAGCGGAAGCTTCCGGCGAATGGAAAACCGTTGAATTGACCATGGATATGTTCCAGCAACATACAACCTGGGCAAATCCGCAGATTATGGACCTGAGTGCGAACCTGGGCAAGGCCAAACGTCTGGCTTGGGAAGTGAACGGTGTTGTTGACCGTCCAGCTTCTGAAATTCAGCCGCTTTACGACTATCTCTATGTCGATGACGTCCGTTGCGACGGCGTTAGCATCACGGCCATTTCCGGGACCGCGACGACATCGTCCTCCTCCGTAAATTCCTCTTCTTCGACTACCTCGAGTTCCAGCGTCACGAACCCGACCTCCAGCTCTTCCTCTGTCACCGTTCCGCCAGTATCCTCCACTGTCGTAATTACCGACCTCCTCGTCATCGACGACGTCGAAGACGGCGACGAAGTCCTCAACACGACCGGAACCTGGTACGCCTACACCGACAAGGACCCGGGTGGACTTTCCAGCATCACGAACGTCTACGACCAGGCCCTCCCCGGCTATGTCGTCGTGTTCCCGGGTTCGACTGACCCGACCAACGGCACACAGGGCTTTGTCGGCCTGCAAGGCATTGTCTGGAACCAGGCTGAATACGGAGAAGCTCCGTTCGTGGCTCTTGGTCTCAACATGATGGCTGACACCTCTGTTGGATTCGACATGAGTGCCTGCAAGGGTATTTCCTACCGTTACAAGGGAAGCCGCCATACGTTCAAGATTCAGGACGGTCAGGTTCAGGATTATGCCTATCACCAGCGCAAGCTGCTTGACTCCGCAGACTGGAAGACTGTCGTGATCACATGGGATGAACTGGGACAGCCGTCCTGGGGCGAGCAGATCGAATTGAACAAGGCCAGCATCAAGAAGATGGCTTGGGAAGTCATTGGTTACAAGAACTCAGACCTGCAGCCGGATCTCAACTACCTCTACGTGGACGACCTCAAGTGCGTCGACCAGGTCATCGGAATCAAGTCCATCGCCCATGCCGCAACCGGCCTCAATCTCGCCGCCCGCGGTCACGACCTGAGCATCATGACTTCGAAGTCCGGCCTCGTGAAGGTGCAGGTGTTCGACATGACCGGCCACACCGTGAAGAGCCTCTCCGAAACCATGCAGGCTGGAGCCCACACGGTTTCTCTCGAGAACCTGACGGCTGGCAGCTACATCGTGCGCGTGCAGGCAGGCAAGGCAACCAAGTCCGCCCGCATCACGCTCAAGTAA
- a CDS encoding manganese efflux pump, translated as MGIIEIIIIAIVEAMDCFAVAIATGLSKSGIRYSRAMLQAVSFGVFQGGMTLLGYFLGSFADRWFDAIGTPIACTILCILGGRMIWSAIHGDAGEAEGEQIAAKNLTIANILLLSVATSIDAFAVGISFAFIKANMVLATSAIALASFIMGVVGYELGRHAARRFKTKIPEIIAGIILIAIGVKMLF; from the coding sequence ATGGGTATTATAGAAATCATAATTATCGCGATTGTCGAGGCGATGGACTGCTTCGCGGTCGCCATCGCCACAGGGCTTTCCAAGTCGGGCATCCGCTATAGCCGTGCGATGCTCCAGGCGGTGAGTTTCGGCGTATTCCAGGGCGGCATGACGCTCCTCGGGTACTTCCTCGGGAGCTTTGCCGACCGGTGGTTCGATGCCATCGGCACCCCGATTGCCTGTACCATCCTCTGCATACTGGGCGGGCGCATGATATGGAGCGCCATCCACGGGGATGCGGGTGAAGCCGAAGGTGAGCAAATCGCCGCAAAGAACCTCACCATCGCAAACATATTGCTCCTTTCGGTAGCAACAAGCATCGACGCCTTCGCTGTCGGCATCTCGTTTGCCTTCATCAAGGCCAACATGGTGCTTGCCACATCGGCAATCGCACTCGCAAGCTTTATCATGGGCGTTGTAGGCTACGAACTCGGGCGCCATGCCGCAAGGCGCTTCAAGACAAAAATTCCCGAGATTATCGCGGGGATCATACTGATTGCAATCGGCGTGAAGATGCTGTTCTAG
- a CDS encoding lamin tail domain-containing protein encodes MKLLLCLAVSVTACPLFVEFFPDPVDIGDKEGEFVEVRLDSSFAADSIFFSVDAKAAFAVPYPEGSRLILVHDSAFCPSKDDVACAVMAVSLPNSRESSWKLEAGTCLDSALLPTPKAGKAFQRRGETDDWVLAAATPGYANADYESGIRDCGLASVRIRQEGADSSVGRVFHVEGWLTGCPGADLRVRSQDLSAGVWYEDSIEVVESFRLELMARGSLWLHLALPDDEYPLNNVLDTLLLVEGRSPLVVSEVHHCPPEPVPEWVEVYNASRSPFPLSQLHLCGRGGTWGGALDSISPLQAILVTKDSAELRAHLGFADVRIVQAPIGYLNNTGGSLSLCLGSQVVDSVSWSKGMASCPDGFSPLAGAPENTPGFVPKAGSRAEEPFTMTLSSRVVRTKGTPLRVRVEARDDVALRLLDSAGREIWKGIAPAGSSVWIEVPVRERARKGVNYVAARLGDFEKVVGIVLRP; translated from the coding sequence ATGAAATTATTGCTTTGTCTCGCGGTCTCCGTGACTGCGTGTCCGCTCTTTGTCGAGTTCTTCCCGGACCCGGTGGATATTGGAGATAAAGAGGGGGAGTTTGTCGAGGTTCGTCTGGATTCGTCCTTTGCGGCGGACTCGATCTTTTTTTCTGTAGACGCCAAGGCGGCGTTCGCCGTTCCCTACCCGGAGGGAAGTCGGCTGATCCTGGTGCACGACAGCGCATTTTGCCCCTCGAAAGACGATGTTGCCTGTGCGGTGATGGCCGTGTCGCTCCCGAACTCGCGTGAAAGTTCCTGGAAACTGGAGGCGGGAACCTGCCTGGATTCTGCCCTGTTGCCCACCCCGAAGGCGGGGAAGGCTTTCCAGAGGCGCGGGGAGACCGACGACTGGGTGCTTGCGGCTGCGACTCCGGGCTATGCGAATGCGGATTACGAGAGCGGCATACGGGATTGCGGGCTTGCCTCTGTGCGCATACGGCAGGAGGGGGCGGATTCGTCGGTCGGTCGCGTATTCCATGTGGAGGGCTGGCTCACGGGTTGCCCGGGTGCCGACCTGCGGGTTAGGTCGCAGGACTTGTCGGCTGGAGTGTGGTACGAGGATTCCATTGAGGTCGTTGAAAGTTTCCGCCTGGAGCTTATGGCTCGCGGGAGCCTCTGGCTGCACCTCGCGCTCCCCGATGACGAGTACCCGCTGAACAATGTGCTGGATACGCTCCTGCTTGTGGAGGGCCGCTCGCCCCTCGTTGTATCGGAGGTCCATCATTGCCCGCCGGAACCTGTCCCCGAATGGGTGGAAGTCTATAACGCCTCCCGCTCGCCGTTCCCTCTATCGCAGTTGCACCTTTGCGGTAGGGGTGGTACCTGGGGTGGAGCCCTGGATTCCATATCGCCCCTGCAGGCGATTCTCGTTACGAAGGATTCCGCGGAACTGAGGGCGCATCTCGGGTTTGCTGACGTGCGCATCGTGCAGGCACCGATAGGCTACCTCAACAACACGGGAGGTTCGCTATCGCTCTGCCTTGGTTCGCAGGTCGTGGACAGTGTCTCGTGGAGCAAGGGAATGGCGTCGTGCCCCGACGGGTTTAGCCCGTTGGCGGGGGCTCCGGAAAATACCCCAGGCTTTGTCCCGAAGGCGGGTAGCAGGGCCGAGGAACCCTTCACGATGACTCTTTCATCGCGTGTAGTCCGTACGAAGGGTACGCCTCTGCGGGTCCGCGTGGAGGCTCGTGACGATGTGGCGCTTCGCTTGCTGGATTCCGCTGGCCGGGAAATCTGGAAGGGAATTGCTCCCGCAGGTTCGTCCGTCTGGATCGAGGTGCCGGTACGGGAACGTGCCCGGAAGGGCGTGAACTATGTTGCCGCAAGGCTCGGCGATTTCGAAAAGGTGGTGGGAATTGTTCTTCGTCCGTAA
- the tsaE gene encoding tRNA (adenosine(37)-N6)-threonylcarbamoyltransferase complex ATPase subunit type 1 TsaE, with protein sequence MIFKSEEETYNWAVEFGKSLKAGDMVALYGNLGAGKTVMSRGICKGLGFEGAVCSPTYTILHEYPNDPTIFHFDLYRLEPGTELYEVGFDHDYLAKGISLIEWPERLEGETGDITHKINIEIVSENEREVTLETFG encoded by the coding sequence GTGATTTTCAAGAGCGAAGAAGAGACTTACAACTGGGCCGTTGAATTCGGCAAGTCGCTCAAGGCGGGCGACATGGTCGCCCTGTACGGCAACCTCGGTGCCGGCAAGACGGTGATGAGCCGCGGCATCTGCAAAGGACTCGGCTTCGAGGGCGCAGTCTGCTCCCCCACCTACACCATCTTGCACGAATACCCGAACGACCCGACAATATTCCACTTCGACCTGTACCGCCTCGAACCCGGCACGGAACTGTACGAAGTCGGCTTTGACCACGACTACCTTGCAAAAGGAATCAGTCTAATAGAATGGCCCGAACGCCTCGAGGGCGAAACGGGCGACATCACGCATAAGATAAATATTGAGATTGTCTCGGAAAACGAACGCGAAGTGACACTCGAGACATTCGGCTAA
- a CDS encoding rhodanese-like domain-containing protein: MKKAFGLVICAAFMLMACNEANAEKKAAPVQNAKPAAEQPSAQQAAPAQEAPKAQITNIDWAKALEMQKAGAALIDVRTPGEVAEGTAPGSVNIPLQEAAQRIAEFPKDKDLLIFCRSGKRSLAVSQLLIDNGFERVFNVVGGFMAFPKN; the protein is encoded by the coding sequence ATGAAAAAAGCATTTGGACTAGTAATTTGCGCGGCTTTCATGCTCATGGCCTGTAATGAGGCCAATGCAGAAAAGAAGGCCGCTCCGGTACAGAACGCAAAACCCGCTGCAGAGCAGCCCTCTGCCCAGCAGGCCGCTCCGGCACAGGAGGCCCCGAAGGCCCAGATTACGAACATCGACTGGGCGAAGGCTCTCGAGATGCAGAAGGCTGGCGCCGCCCTTATCGACGTGCGCACTCCGGGTGAGGTTGCTGAAGGCACCGCTCCGGGTTCCGTGAACATCCCGCTGCAGGAAGCAGCCCAGCGTATCGCCGAATTCCCGAAAGACAAGGACCTGCTCATTTTCTGCCGCAGCGGAAAGCGTAGCCTTGCCGTTTCGCAGTTGCTGATCGATAACGGATTTGAACGTGTGTTCAACGTGGTCGGTGGCTTCATGGCGTTCCCGAAGAACTAA
- a CDS encoding Nif3-like dinuclear metal center hexameric protein has protein sequence MKITDFSTWLAGLLEPQAFKDYCVNGLCVEGSPEVTRVVTGVSFRDRLIDAAIENKADCIIVHHPNGFWNGENRVLVGKFGERMRRLMQNGISLYGYHLPLDGQPEFGNNALIAKAFGLVNLAGFMREGERDVGVVGEFGKPVPREGLVDLACGVFENGVQASLLYGKTEILKVAICSGGGASGVDEAIALGADAYITGEIKEPTAIAVEEAGFNLLACGHHRTEIFGVRALAKKIQDELGIPAMFVNIDNPI, from the coding sequence ATGAAAATAACAGATTTTTCTACCTGGCTGGCTGGCCTGCTTGAACCGCAGGCGTTCAAGGATTATTGCGTGAATGGCCTCTGTGTGGAGGGTTCCCCGGAAGTGACCCGCGTGGTGACGGGGGTGTCTTTTCGTGATCGCCTGATCGATGCCGCCATCGAAAACAAGGCCGACTGCATCATCGTGCACCATCCGAACGGGTTCTGGAATGGCGAAAACCGCGTGCTTGTCGGCAAGTTCGGTGAACGCATGCGCCGCCTGATGCAGAATGGCATATCGCTCTATGGCTACCACTTGCCGCTGGATGGGCAGCCGGAATTCGGGAACAACGCCCTTATCGCGAAGGCCTTTGGTCTCGTAAACCTTGCTGGGTTCATGCGCGAGGGGGAACGTGATGTGGGTGTCGTGGGGGAATTTGGCAAACCTGTTCCACGCGAAGGTCTTGTGGATTTGGCCTGCGGGGTCTTTGAAAACGGGGTGCAGGCTTCGCTCCTTTACGGTAAAACGGAAATCCTGAAGGTCGCCATCTGCAGCGGGGGCGGAGCCTCGGGTGTGGATGAAGCCATTGCTCTAGGTGCTGACGCCTACATTACGGGCGAAATCAAGGAGCCGACAGCCATCGCCGTGGAGGAGGCCGGCTTCAACCTGCTAGCCTGCGGGCATCACCGCACCGAGATTTTCGGGGTGAGGGCGCTCGCGAAAAAGATCCAGGACGAACTGGGTATTCCCGCGATGTTTGTGAATATCGACAATCCCATATAG
- a CDS encoding M23 family metallopeptidase: MKFIKANIHYQNSSKSVTLSLPEFLFRGHKVIRAFVVVGLLLLVVQLAATLVYDGVLGHVLKARIDLDKQMAQIEGTLEYLDGTSTVFFKDEQRVHSKFALTPPDEEAREMGTGGFIGPDSLLIRETSPVFERMALLRENAGRIQNKLEMNSAAFASLSEYVGQQQSRWRYIPSIAPTSGRFGSPFGPRIHPVTGEIGRMHQGVDISNERWTPIFATADGVVEQAKNSPSFGNYVAINHGNNLKTRYGHMQMLLVKPGQLVRRYQIIGYMGSTGMSTGTHLHYEVWVGDRPVNPVAYILPGDYSVD; this comes from the coding sequence GTGAAGTTCATCAAGGCGAACATACACTACCAGAATTCCTCGAAGTCGGTGACCCTCAGTCTGCCGGAATTTTTGTTCCGCGGCCACAAGGTTATCCGTGCGTTCGTGGTTGTGGGGCTCCTGCTCCTGGTGGTGCAGCTTGCCGCGACCCTGGTATACGACGGCGTGCTCGGCCATGTGCTCAAGGCCCGTATCGACCTGGATAAGCAGATGGCCCAGATCGAGGGGACGCTCGAGTACCTGGACGGAACTTCGACGGTATTCTTCAAGGACGAGCAGCGTGTACACTCGAAGTTCGCCCTGACCCCTCCCGACGAGGAGGCGCGTGAGATGGGCACGGGTGGCTTTATCGGCCCCGATTCCCTGCTCATCCGCGAGACATCCCCGGTCTTTGAGCGTATGGCGCTCCTGCGCGAAAATGCGGGCCGCATCCAGAACAAACTGGAAATGAACAGCGCCGCCTTCGCCTCCCTTTCTGAATACGTGGGCCAGCAGCAGTCCCGCTGGCGCTACATTCCCTCCATTGCCCCGACTAGCGGCCGTTTCGGTTCTCCGTTTGGCCCGAGAATTCACCCCGTGACCGGCGAAATCGGCCGTATGCACCAGGGTGTGGATATCTCCAACGAGCGCTGGACTCCGATATTTGCGACTGCCGATGGTGTCGTCGAACAGGCGAAGAACAGCCCTTCCTTCGGTAACTACGTGGCCATCAACCACGGAAACAACCTGAAGACCCGTTACGGGCACATGCAGATGCTTCTTGTAAAGCCGGGCCAGCTGGTCCGCCGTTACCAGATTATCGGTTACATGGGATCTACAGGAATGTCTACCGGCACCCATCTCCATTACGAGGTCTGGGTCGGGGACCGTCCGGTGAATCCCGTTGCCTACATACTTCCAGGCGACTACTCGGTCGACTGA